Genomic DNA from Desulfuromonas sp. TF:
GGATGGCCGGCGGCGAGATAGGCCTGGCCGAGATAGAGAAAGGCCCGGTCGCGACCGTCATAATCGGGGTAGTGAACGAAAACATCCTCCAGGCGCTTGACGGCGGCTTCATAGTGCCCGGCGCGAAGATAGAAACGTCCTACATAAAGCTCATGCTCTGCAAGCCGGTCTGTGCACCGTGCGATGTAGGTTCTCGCTTCTTCGGCATCAGGGTCATTGGGAAAGCGCTTCAGAAAGTTCTGAAATGTGGCAAGGGCATTGCGCGTTGCGGTCTGGTCACGGTCAATCGAGAGAATCTGTTCGTAGTAGGAAAGTCCCAGTCGGTAGAGAACCTGGGGAGTCCGTTCATGGTCGGGATGCTGCTTCAGAAAATCCTCGTAGGCGGCAGCCGCTTCAATATAGTTCTTTCCCATGAAGTGGGCCTCGGCGATCCTCATCTCAGCGAGGGTGTTGAGCTCAGGTGAATAATAGCTGTCGCGCGCCTTCTCCCACATGGTGATGGCCTCTTCGTAGAGCTCTTTTTCAAAAAGTTTTTCCCCTTCCTTGAGGTAATAAGCGGCCGTGGGGGTGGACGGGTCCTTTGTCGAGGCGCAGGCGACACTCAAAAGGAGCAGGCAGACCAGGGAGAGCAGGAGTTTCATTGAGGATTCCTTGCTTGACGATAATTATAAGGTTGGCTTGATGAAACTAAGGGATAGACCGCGATTTGTCAACGGCATTTCGCTGCAGGACGGCAGCCTGGTGAGTGGAGAGTCCGTCCAGTTCCCGTCAGGCAGGGGCGATCGGGTAAAGTACCCCCTTCAGTTTGGCCAGAGCATTCTTTTCCAGCTGCCGTACCCTCTCCCGGCTGATTCCATAATCGTCGGCCAGCTCCCGCAGGGTGCGGGGATGGTCCTGGAGGATGCGGTCGTGGACGATCCGTCTTTCCCGATCATTGAGTTTCTGCAGGGCCGCGGCAACCTGGCCGGTGAGAATACGATCCTCCTCCTTCAGCAGGAGCTGGTCTTCCTGGTTCTCCCGATCGTCGGCCAGGGAATCCATCAGGGTATAGTTTTCCCCCTCGTTCAATTCCAGATCGAGGGAGGAGTCGCGGGCAGCCATGCGCCGCGCCATTTCTTCCACTTCGTCGTCGCGTACCTCCAGCTCCCTGGCGATCTCTCCGGTATCTTCCCCTCCGGTGAGGCGCCTGATGGCATTGCGGGTCTGGTTGAGTTTGAAAAAGAGCTTTTTCTGGGCCTGGGTGGTGCCGATTTTCACCAGCGACCAGCTTTTGACGATGAAGTTGTTTATATAGGCCCGGATCCACCACACGGCATAGGATATGAGGCGGATGCCCCTCTCGGGATCGAATTTTTTTACCGCCATCATCAGACCGATATTCCCCTCCTGGATGAGATCAAGCACCTTCATGCCATAGGACCTGTATTCATGGGCGATCTTGACCACGAATCTCAGGTTGGCGCAGATCAGTCGATGGGCCGCTTCCAGGTCCCCCTGGCGGCGATACCGAAGGGCCAACTCCACCTCTTCTTCGCGGCTGAGCAGGGTGAAACGGTTGATCTGAGCCATGTAGAGCTCAAGGGTGTCAGTGACGACCGGCAGGTGAGGCGTGCTCATTGTAGTACTCCAGAAAACGTTATTTTATCAATTCAGTAGCACTCTGTGGTTGAGAGTGCTAAATATATATAGCAAAGCATATGAGCTGGTGCAAGAGAAAATCATTGAGCGGGGTTTGGTGATTGGTTGACAGCGGCTGCCGCGGTCACCATAATGACCGGAAGCCGCGGTTCGATCCGGCCGATTCCTTGGAGACCGGGAAATTTTCAATGCAGATTCTTTATATTGGAGTGTTCGGCGCCCTCGGGTGCCTGTCGCGTTATTTCGTTTCCGGCTGGGCCTATGGCCTGTTCGGGCGGAGTCTTCCCTATGGCACGCTGGCGGTCAATGTTGTGGGATCATTCCTGCTTGGATTGGTTATGGAAGCGAGTCTGCGCAGCACTCTTTTGTCTCCCGAGATGCGCATGGGGATTACCGTCGGTTTCATGGGGGGCTTCACCACCTTCTCCACGTTCTCCTTTGAAACTATCCGTCTGCTGGAGGAGGGCAGTCTGCTTCAGGCCGGAGCAAACGTGCTGCTCAATGTCGTTGTCTGCATCGCGTTTGCCGCCCTGGGCATCATTCTGGGACGGCAGATATAAATGTAGCGGCGAGGCATGCCTCGCCTTTACAACACGGAGGATACATGCCGCAGCTCGAAGGCGAACAGACCCTTATGCGGATTTTCATCGGCGAGAGCGACCGTTGGGAAAAAAAACCTCTTTATGAGGTCCTGGTGGAACTTCTGCGCCGGGAAGGCTTTGCCGGCGCGACGGTGCTGAAGGGGGCAATGGGTTTCGGCGCCCGCAGCATCACCCATACGGACAAGCTGCTGCGCCTCTCCGCCGACCTGCCGGTGGTGATCGAGGTGGTGGAGGGTCAGGAAAAAATCGATGCCCTTCTCCCCCGGCTCGACGTGATGCTCTCGGGGGGGATGATCACCCTGGAGAAGGTTCGGGTGATCCGCTACTCCAAGTGAAAAAAGGGAATGGCCTTCCCTCGAAACGGACAGGAATAAAACCATGCTGAACCGAATCAAGACCCTGCTTGCTGCCGCCTCCTCGGCGGAACCGGAGGCCGAGCATGAACGTATCCAGGTGGCGACCTGCGTGCTGCTTCTGGAGATGGCCCACACCGATGGAGAGTTTCATTCGATGGAGGGTACCCTCATCCAGGACCTCCTGCAGCACAAGTTCGACCTTTCGGAAAAAGCGATGGACGAGCTGATGGAGTATGCCCGGCAGGAGCGGGATGCCAGTCTCGACCTTTACCAGTTCGCCAAGCAGATCAATGAGAATTTCACTCTGGATGAAAAACTCGAGGTGATGGATGTCCTCTGGCGGATCATCTATGCCGATGGCGTGCTGGACAAGTATGAAGACTACCTGGTGCGACAGCTGGCCACGCTGCTGCGTCTCTCCCATCGCCAGATGATCGATGCCAAGGTTAAGGTGCTGGACGAGATCCGTCCCGACCGCTGACGGCCCTGTCGATCATGTCCGAACGCACGACAAAACCGTTGACACCGCCGCAGTGGCGGATTAGGTTGTAGATACGCTGAAAAGCCCTGTACCAGAACCCAAATTTTATCGATAGACGATAATACTAAACCATCCGCGAGGATGGGACGGAAAGCCCATGGGTCTCCCAGAGACAGCCGGGTTGCCGAAATATCATGAATATTTCGGCAGCCCGGCTTTTTATTTTCGCATCCGGGTCTTTAAAATCCATTGGGAACGACCATGCTGATTTTCGACTCCGAATCGTTTTGCATTCAGGCTGAAGAATCGGAAGTGGCTGCGGTTTATCGCTCCTCCTCCCCCGTTTCCATAGCAGTCGAGGAATCCCTGCCCTCCTGCGAGGCTTTCGTCTGCATCCTCGAACGGGATCAACGGCATCATGTCTTTGCGGCGCTTCATGTCAGGGAGATCAAAAGAAATCTGATCTATGTTGTCGAACCGTCCGGTGAACAGTCGAGATCCTCAGATCCGGGAAAAGCCCTGGCCTTCGTTGAGGCGATGGGGTTCAGCATGGAAGCCGTGAATTTGAAATACGGCAAAGCCATGCGTGAAGTGGTTCTGCGAAGCATTCCTGTTTTGCTTTCTCCTGAAAATCTGGAAAGAACCCGAAATGAAAAAGAAACCGAGCTGTCAGAGCTGAATCGGCTGGTTGCAGAGGCCGCAGAGGAGCCGGATGATGCGACGGAACAATCCGATCCTGGAAGACAGGCGAAGATGAAAAGTGCCGTGGAGACCCGAAAAAACACCGCAAATGCCGCCGCTCGGAAGCTGGCCCAGGAGAAAATCGCCGCAGATAAGGCTGCCGCGGTCGGAGAGTTGGTTCAGAAATTCCTTCTGCACTCGAATGGCTCCGAAGTGGCTCATGCCGATCGTGCCGAAAGCGAACGGCTGCGAGAGGAAAATACGGCGTTGGAAAAACGAGCAGCGGAACTGGCCAGAACTGTCAGTCGTCTTAAGGAGCAGGCGGAAACCGACAGGGCCGAAGCGCAGAGGCGGATTGCCGAACTTGAAGCTGAGGTGGACAAAGACCTGAAAGAAGTCGAGGTCGAGCGGACCGGACAGGAAAGGATTACTCGGGAAAAGGAGGCCGGCGAGAAGCGAATTACCGATCTTGAGCAGGCGCTCCGCGAGGTCCGGAAAGAACTCGAAGTGGAAAAGGGGCGTGGGAAGGAGTGGGCCGGGACAAAGAAGGCTCTCGAAAAACAGATTCTGGAATTGGGAAACGCCCTTTCGGAAGCGGCATCGAAGGAGGAAACTCAGAGCCCGCCAGTGGTGGCCCTGACGCAGGCCGAAGAGCGGATTGCCCGACTCGAACAGGAAGTCAGCGAAGCGCGGGAAACAGCCGAGGCCGAGCGGTTCGAGCGTGAACTGCTGGTGCGGGAAAAAGCGGCAGCTCAGCGGCGGATCGAGGAACTGGAAACAGGGTG
This window encodes:
- a CDS encoding outer membrane protein assembly factor BamD — encoded protein: MKLLLSLVCLLLLSVACASTKDPSTPTAAYYLKEGEKLFEKELYEEAITMWEKARDSYYSPELNTLAEMRIAEAHFMGKNYIEAAAAYEDFLKQHPDHERTPQVLYRLGLSYYEQILSIDRDQTATRNALATFQNFLKRFPNDPDAEEARTYIARCTDRLAEHELYVGRFYLRAGHYEAAVKRLEDVFVHYPDYDGRDRAFLYLGQAYLAAGHPDAAMKAFNSLFEEFPRSEHALKAQKLLEKQN
- the rpoH gene encoding RNA polymerase sigma factor RpoH, producing the protein MSTPHLPVVTDTLELYMAQINRFTLLSREEEVELALRYRRQGDLEAAHRLICANLRFVVKIAHEYRSYGMKVLDLIQEGNIGLMMAVKKFDPERGIRLISYAVWWIRAYINNFIVKSWSLVKIGTTQAQKKLFFKLNQTRNAIRRLTGGEDTGEIARELEVRDDEVEEMARRMAARDSSLDLELNEGENYTLMDSLADDRENQEDQLLLKEEDRILTGQVAAALQKLNDRERRIVHDRILQDHPRTLRELADDYGISRERVRQLEKNALAKLKGVLYPIAPA
- the crcB gene encoding fluoride efflux transporter CrcB; this translates as MQILYIGVFGALGCLSRYFVSGWAYGLFGRSLPYGTLAVNVVGSFLLGLVMEASLRSTLLSPEMRMGITVGFMGGFTTFSTFSFETIRLLEEGSLLQAGANVLLNVVVCIAFAALGIILGRQI
- a CDS encoding DUF190 domain-containing protein, with the protein product MPQLEGEQTLMRIFIGESDRWEKKPLYEVLVELLRREGFAGATVLKGAMGFGARSITHTDKLLRLSADLPVVIEVVEGQEKIDALLPRLDVMLSGGMITLEKVRVIRYSK
- a CDS encoding TerB family tellurite resistance protein, which produces MLNRIKTLLAAASSAEPEAEHERIQVATCVLLLEMAHTDGEFHSMEGTLIQDLLQHKFDLSEKAMDELMEYARQERDASLDLYQFAKQINENFTLDEKLEVMDVLWRIIYADGVLDKYEDYLVRQLATLLRLSHRQMIDAKVKVLDEIRPDR